The window CCCGCGCCGTTCACGCAGGACAATCTGGTCCTCGCCGACAGCACCCTGCGGCAGACCGTCCACATGGCGGTCGGCGGACGGCAGATGCGACTGCGCTTCTCCAACGCGTTCGGAGGCGCGGCGCTCCCCATCACCGCGGTCTCGGTCGCGCTTCCGGCCGGCGGGCGGGCCGGCGACAGTGCGATCCAGTCGGGGACCTCCCGGAAGGTGACCTTCCACGGCCGGTCGTCGGCGGTCGTTCCGGTCGGGTCGGAGATCGTTTCCGACCCGCTGGACTTCGAGCTGGAGCCCGGGTCCAACCTTTCCGTGACGATGTACCTGGCCGAGGGCCAGGCGTCCAACTCCATCACCTCGCACCCCGGTTCCCGGACCACGTCGTTCGTGCGGGCCGGCAACCATGTCGAGGACACGGACCTGGCCGGGGCGGCATCGACCGCGCACTGGTACTTCCTGAGCGGCGTCGAGGTGTGGTCCAGGAGCACCACTGCGGCAGCTGTCATGCTGGGCGACTCGCTGACCGACGGCCGGGGCTCCATCACCAATATGAACAACCGCTGGCCGGACCAGCTGCAGGACAGGTTGCGGTCGCACCGGGACACCACCGACACCGCGATCCTCAATCAGGCGGCCGGCGGCAACCGGGTACTGAACGACGGTCTGGGCCCCAACGCCCTGTCACGGGTGGACCGTGACGTACTGTCACAGAGCGGCGTCGAGTGGCTGCTCGTCTTCGAAGGCGTCAACGACATCGGCACGGCCGATGCCTCGGAAGCCGCCCAGAAGCAGGTGGCGGACGATCTGATCGCGGCCTACGACCAGATCATCGTCCGGGCACACACGCACGGGATCCGGGTGTACGGGGCGACGCTGACGCCCTTCGGCGGCAACACGCCGTACGACGACCCGGACGGATACCGGGAGCAGGCCCGGCAGGCGGTCAACAAGTGGATTCGCACCAGCGGCCGGTTCGACAGCATGATCGACTTCGATCGTGTGGCGCGTGACCCGCAGAAGCCGGGACAACTCCTGCCGACGTACGACGACGGCGACCATCTGCACCTGAACCCGACCGGCTACAAGGCCCTGGCCGACGCCGTTCCGTCCCGGCTGTTCCGGCAGGAGCCGCTTCCGCAGGGCTTCGGCTTCAACTAGACCTCGGCCCACGCCGGTTTCGGCCCGCCGCCGACAGCCGCATCACGTCTGTGATGTGGCTGTCGGCGTCGGGTTTTCGGGCGTCGAAAAGTCGGAAGCACGGG is drawn from Streptomyces sp. NBC_01717 and contains these coding sequences:
- a CDS encoding SGNH/GDSL hydrolase family protein; the encoded protein is MARKFSIAGLTVTVALAATVTTASAVGAVGTEGAHKAPGLSVDAKSQQLHNHWVNTWTSMPQLTEPANMPPAPFTQDNLVLADSTLRQTVHMAVGGRQMRLRFSNAFGGAALPITAVSVALPAGGRAGDSAIQSGTSRKVTFHGRSSAVVPVGSEIVSDPLDFELEPGSNLSVTMYLAEGQASNSITSHPGSRTTSFVRAGNHVEDTDLAGAASTAHWYFLSGVEVWSRSTTAAAVMLGDSLTDGRGSITNMNNRWPDQLQDRLRSHRDTTDTAILNQAAGGNRVLNDGLGPNALSRVDRDVLSQSGVEWLLVFEGVNDIGTADASEAAQKQVADDLIAAYDQIIVRAHTHGIRVYGATLTPFGGNTPYDDPDGYREQARQAVNKWIRTSGRFDSMIDFDRVARDPQKPGQLLPTYDDGDHLHLNPTGYKALADAVPSRLFRQEPLPQGFGFN